Sequence from the Candidatus Eisenbacteria bacterium genome:
GATAGACGTCGAGCGTCACGTCGGCGCCGCGCCCGCGCACGGCGTCGATCATGGCGAGGCTCCGCTCGACCATCCCCCAGTTCCGCTCGCCCATCGCCTTGTGGTGCGAGAGCTGCACCGCCACGCCCGCTTCCTCGCCGATGCGCAGCGCCTCGGCGACCGAGTCGAGGAGGCCGTCGGCTTCGTCGCGCAGGTGCGTCGCGTACACGCCGCCACCCTCGCCGACGACGCGCGCGACCTCGATCACCTCTTCGGTCGTCGCGTAGCTGCCCGGCGCGTAGAAGAGACCGGTCGACATGCCGACCGCACCCGCCTGCATGGCCTCACGCACGATGTCGCGCATGGCCTCGAGCTCGCTCGGGTTCGGCTCGCGCTTGGATCCGCCGAGCACGGCCATGCGCACCGTCGCGTGCGGGACGAGGGCGGCCACGTTCACCGACGGCGGCTCGCGCTCGAGCAGGCGAAAGAAGTCGTCCGTCGTATGCCACGACGGGTCGCCCAGCGGGCCGAAGAGGGTGGGGCCGAAGCTGCGGAGAAAACCGAGATAGGCCGGGCCGAGCGGCGCGGCGCCGAAGCCGCAGTTCCCGATCACGACCGACGTCACGCCCTGCATGACCTTGGCCTCGCACGCGGGTCGACCGAGGAGCGCGAAGTCGTCGTGCGAATGGACGTCGATGAAGCCCGGCGCGACGACGCGGCCGGTGGCGTCGATCGTGCGGCGCGCGTCGCCCGACGGCGAGCCGACGACCGCGATCCGATCGCCGTCGATCGCGAGGTCGGCGCGACGGCCGGGCGCGCCCGTTCCGTCCACCACCATCCCGCCTCGAATCGCCAGGTCGTAGGTCATCGCCCGAAGAGAGCTTCCAGCATACGAGGGTCACGATCGTGTCTCCACCGCTCGGCGCGCCCTCTCGCTGGTCAAATTACTGCCTGGGCTGCACGACAGACGGAACAGACGCAGGCGCTGTGACGCCTCCTGCTTGAGACTCTGTGGGGGTGGTCACAGAATCGAGCTACCCATGTTGGGTCACGACTGGATCGTCC
This genomic interval carries:
- a CDS encoding D-aminoacylase, producing MTYDLAIRGGMVVDGTGAPGRRADLAIDGDRIAVVGSPSGDARRTIDATGRVVAPGFIDVHSHDDFALLGRPACEAKVMQGVTSVVIGNCGFGAAPLGPAYLGFLRSFGPTLFGPLGDPSWHTTDDFFRLLEREPPSVNVAALVPHATVRMAVLGGSKREPNPSELEAMRDIVREAMQAGAVGMSTGLFYAPGSYATTEEVIEVARVVGEGGGVYATHLRDEADGLLDSVAEALRIGEEAGVAVQLSHHKAMGERNWGMVERSLAMIDAVRGRGADVTLDVYPYTSLSTTLVALRDAGVLETVPPAAVWIATMQTLHELEGKSLADVCMMWGATSAREAADLLFERDGRGIIAIVAAMDERDVRRVLAHPATMIGSDGVPSVDGKPHPRLYGTFARVLQVYVREQGVLSLEEAVHRMTGLSARRFGLADRGMIAEGRHADVVVFDPKTVATQSTYEDPRQYPVGMDAVVVNGDVVVDRGAHTGARAGRMLRSRARA